One window of Cellulomonas shaoxiangyii genomic DNA carries:
- a CDS encoding thioredoxin domain-containing protein, whose translation MPNRLATATSPYLLQHADNPVDWWEWGDDAFAEARRRDVPLLVSVGYAACHWCHVMAHESFEDPATAAFMNEHFVCVKVDREERPDVDAVYMAATQAMTGSGGWPMTVFTTPDGRPFFCGTYFPPRRVQQMPSFPEVLAALAAAWRTRREEVLGSAATIADALGQRPSPGGPGGEVVDERVVARALGALGASFDTHDGGFGGAPKFPPSMVLEWLLRHHARTGDPDALAMTRRTLDAMARGGVYDQLAGGYARYSVDATWTVPHFEKMLYDNALLLRVHLHAWRLTGDALDRRVAEETADWLLAELRTPQGGLASALDADSEGREGAFYVWTPAQLRDVLGAEDGTWAAGVLGVTEEGTFEHGESVLQRQAEPDDPERYAAVRSRLRAAREQRPRPARDDKVVSAWNGLAIAALAEAGALLDRPDWVDAARRCARLLADLHTRRAPDGGDRLVRTSRDGVAGAAPGVLEDYADVAEGYLALAAVTGESEWSARAERLLATVLAHFGDGEGGLFDTADDETDPVLGALRRPQDPTDGPTPGGQPAAAAALVTLAAATGSLAHREAAVAALRVPLQLAARYPRAAGWALAAVEALLDGPREVAVVGSRGDAATRALHLAALRSPAPGLVVALGDPADLDDEAPALLRDRPLVDTRAAAYVCRGFVCERPTTDPTELAAQLRA comes from the coding sequence GTGCCGAACCGACTCGCCACCGCCACCAGCCCCTACCTGCTCCAGCACGCCGACAACCCCGTCGACTGGTGGGAGTGGGGTGACGACGCCTTCGCCGAGGCGCGCCGCCGCGACGTCCCGCTGCTCGTCTCCGTCGGGTACGCCGCCTGCCACTGGTGCCACGTGATGGCGCACGAGTCGTTCGAGGACCCGGCGACCGCGGCGTTCATGAACGAGCACTTCGTGTGCGTGAAGGTGGACCGCGAGGAGCGCCCCGACGTCGACGCGGTGTACATGGCCGCCACGCAGGCGATGACCGGCAGCGGAGGCTGGCCGATGACGGTCTTCACCACGCCGGACGGGCGCCCGTTCTTCTGCGGCACCTACTTCCCGCCGCGCCGCGTGCAGCAGATGCCGTCCTTCCCGGAGGTGCTTGCGGCGCTCGCCGCGGCCTGGCGCACCCGGCGCGAGGAGGTCCTCGGCAGTGCCGCCACCATCGCCGACGCGCTCGGGCAGCGCCCCTCGCCCGGCGGCCCGGGGGGCGAGGTCGTCGACGAGCGCGTCGTCGCGCGGGCGCTCGGCGCGCTCGGGGCGTCGTTCGACACGCACGACGGGGGGTTCGGCGGTGCGCCGAAGTTCCCGCCGTCGATGGTCCTCGAGTGGCTGCTGCGCCACCACGCACGCACGGGCGACCCCGACGCCCTGGCGATGACGCGCCGCACGCTCGACGCGATGGCGCGGGGCGGCGTGTACGACCAGCTGGCCGGCGGGTACGCGCGGTACTCGGTGGACGCCACGTGGACGGTCCCGCACTTCGAGAAGATGCTCTACGACAACGCCCTGCTCCTGCGGGTGCACCTGCACGCGTGGCGGCTGACGGGGGACGCGCTCGACCGCAGGGTCGCGGAGGAGACCGCGGACTGGCTGCTCGCCGAGCTGCGCACGCCGCAGGGGGGTCTCGCCTCCGCGCTCGACGCCGACAGCGAGGGCCGCGAGGGCGCCTTCTACGTGTGGACGCCGGCGCAGCTGCGCGACGTCCTCGGCGCGGAGGACGGCACCTGGGCCGCGGGTGTCCTCGGGGTCACCGAGGAGGGCACGTTCGAGCACGGCGAGTCGGTGCTCCAGCGGCAGGCCGAGCCCGACGACCCCGAGCGGTACGCCGCCGTGCGGTCGCGGCTGCGTGCCGCGCGCGAGCAGCGCCCCCGGCCGGCGCGCGACGACAAGGTCGTCTCGGCGTGGAACGGCCTGGCGATCGCGGCGCTCGCGGAGGCCGGTGCGCTCCTGGACCGACCGGACTGGGTGGACGCGGCGCGGCGCTGCGCGCGCCTGCTCGCGGACCTGCACACCCGCCGGGCGCCCGACGGCGGTGACCGGCTCGTGCGCACGTCGCGCGACGGCGTGGCGGGGGCGGCGCCGGGCGTCCTCGAGGACTACGCGGACGTCGCCGAGGGCTATCTCGCCCTGGCCGCGGTGACGGGGGAGTCGGAGTGGTCGGCGCGCGCGGAGCGGCTCCTCGCCACCGTGCTCGCGCACTTCGGCGACGGCGAGGGCGGCCTCTTCGACACGGCCGACGACGAGACCGACCCCGTGCTGGGTGCGCTGCGCCGGCCGCAGGACCCGACCGACGGCCCGACGCCCGGCGGACAGCCGGCGGCCGCGGCCGCGCTCGTCACGCTCGCGGCGGCCACCGGGTCGCTCGCGCACCGTGAGGCGGCGGTCGCCGCGCTGCGGGTCCCGCTCCAGCTCGCCGCCCGGTACCCGCGCGCGGCGGGCTGGGCGCTCGCCGCGGTCGAGGCGCTCCTCGACGGTCCCCGCGAGGTCGCCGTGGTGGGGTCGCGGGGGGACGCCGCCACCCGGGCGCTGCACCTGGCCGCGCTGAGGTCGCCCGCGCCGGGCCTCGTCGTCGCGCTCGGCGACCCCGCGGACCTCGACGACGAGGCCCCGGCCCTCCTGCGCGACCGGCCGCTGGTCGACACGCGGGCGGCCGCGTACGTGTGCCGCGGCTTCGTCTGTGAGCGCCCCACCACCGACCCCACCGAGCTGGCGGCACAGCTGAGGGCCTGA
- a CDS encoding ArsR/SmtB family transcription factor — MLTAPALPSPAPAPAAGCCAPPAAAEADAETARRLARVFKALGDPTRVQLLAIVAAHDGGEACVCDLTGPVGLAQPTVSHHLKILVDAGLLTREQRGRWAYYSLVPGALDHVAHSLRDVVG; from the coding sequence ATGCTCACAGCGCCCGCCCTGCCGTCGCCGGCCCCGGCGCCCGCCGCCGGGTGCTGCGCGCCACCGGCCGCCGCGGAGGCCGACGCCGAGACCGCACGCCGGCTCGCGCGCGTCTTCAAGGCCCTGGGCGATCCCACCCGCGTGCAGCTCCTGGCGATCGTCGCGGCGCACGACGGCGGCGAGGCCTGCGTGTGCGACCTCACCGGGCCCGTCGGGCTCGCGCAGCCGACCGTCAGCCACCACCTCAAGATCCTCGTCGACGCGGGCCTGCTCACGCGCGAGCAGCGCGGGCGCTGGGCGTACTACTCGCTCGTCCCCGGGGCGCTGGACCACGTCGCCCACAGCCTCCGGGACGTGGTCGGCTAG
- a CDS encoding metalloregulator ArsR/SmtB family transcription factor, whose product MSTLSPERPAAPTGSDCGPTPEGHAMGTEAAHGVAAVLKALADPLRLRMLSFLTTSPTGEACVCDIAGVADVSQPTVSHHLKVLKDVGVLTSERRGTWVWYRVAPDVRGAVTALLDSFAPAALDAGRHRDRPLAGLVDADATLTRVAEGLASRFPDLAPDLVLRTVRESYAALARGAGVTAHLVPTAQRFAVQRLTDITRTAAGGSHVPQVLFVCVANAGRSQLAAALLHHHAGDAVIARSAGSAPAGAVHATVRPLLEELGTDAEAVFPKPLTDDAVRAADVVVTMGCGDTCPILPGTRYEDWVVGDPALASPEGVAAIRDDIDARVRALLADLLPSTTDRPEEHPR is encoded by the coding sequence GTGAGCACCCTGTCCCCCGAGCGCCCCGCCGCGCCGACCGGCTCCGACTGCGGACCCACCCCCGAGGGGCACGCGATGGGCACGGAGGCCGCCCACGGGGTCGCGGCCGTGCTGAAGGCGCTGGCCGACCCGCTGCGGCTGCGGATGCTGTCGTTCCTCACGACGAGCCCGACCGGCGAGGCGTGCGTGTGCGACATCGCCGGCGTGGCCGACGTCTCCCAGCCCACCGTCTCGCACCACCTCAAGGTGCTCAAGGACGTCGGCGTCCTGACCTCCGAGCGGCGGGGGACGTGGGTCTGGTACCGCGTCGCCCCGGACGTGCGCGGTGCGGTCACCGCGCTGCTGGACTCCTTCGCCCCCGCCGCCCTCGACGCCGGCCGGCACCGCGACAGGCCGCTGGCCGGGCTCGTCGACGCCGACGCCACGCTGACCCGGGTCGCCGAGGGCCTGGCGTCCCGCTTCCCGGACCTGGCGCCGGACCTCGTGCTGCGCACGGTGCGCGAGTCCTACGCGGCCCTGGCCCGCGGCGCCGGCGTGACCGCGCACCTGGTGCCGACCGCGCAGCGGTTCGCCGTGCAGCGGCTCACCGACATCACCCGCACCGCTGCGGGCGGCTCGCACGTGCCGCAGGTGCTCTTCGTGTGCGTCGCCAACGCCGGCCGCTCGCAGCTCGCCGCGGCGCTGCTGCACCACCACGCCGGCGACGCCGTCATCGCCCGTTCGGCCGGGTCCGCACCCGCGGGGGCGGTGCACGCGACGGTCCGACCGCTGCTCGAGGAGCTCGGCACGGACGCCGAGGCGGTGTTCCCCAAGCCGCTGACCGACGACGCCGTCCGCGCCGCCGACGTCGTCGTCACCATGGGCTGCGGCGACACGTGCCCGATCCTGCCCGGCACGCGCTACGAGGACTGGGTCGTCGGCGACCCTGCCCTCGCCTCGCCCGAGGGCGTCGCGGCGATCCGCGACGACATCGACGCGCGCGTGCGCGCCCTGCTCGCCGACCTGCTGCCGTCCACCACCGACCGACCCGAGGAGCACCCCCGATGA
- a CDS encoding GAF and ANTAR domain-containing protein — MATIDETQGSAAWASPDLEALHDLLGRVDPALGADGLLVLQQELETATEELRVADAQMHAHRAELDELLTVHHQHAAQREWMASQLPVPLLVTDRNGLVEAANAAAARGLNIAHGHLLRKPLVSFVDDAERPAVRRLLSSVGSTPVRLHTRLRPRRSPPVPVEVVVVADGAPGTDAHLTWTVVTTGPDDADPDRAREALRLATAFVTLGWLATAELGERALLGRIAEVITAALPGQVDVSVDLGSPAAPTVVASSGLLAATGDGLQIRAGEGPCITAFDTGESVVSPDITTDARWTRLADAARGEQVRSVMAVPVVVEGAKLACLNCYSTEIGAFRDHDVRSAELLATSAGAVLVGVQQKERLRQLGEQLSEALTSRAVIDQAKGIVMAARGGTADEAFRYMSQISQRQNVRLRLIAQRIVDQAQARKPALPDRPRP; from the coding sequence ATGGCGACGATCGACGAGACCCAGGGCAGCGCGGCGTGGGCGTCGCCCGACCTCGAGGCTCTCCACGACCTGCTGGGCCGCGTCGACCCTGCCCTCGGCGCGGACGGGCTGCTGGTCCTGCAGCAGGAGCTCGAGACCGCCACCGAGGAGCTCCGGGTCGCCGACGCGCAGATGCACGCCCACCGCGCCGAGCTCGACGAGCTGCTCACCGTCCACCACCAGCACGCGGCCCAGCGCGAGTGGATGGCGTCCCAGCTGCCGGTCCCGTTGCTGGTGACCGACCGCAACGGGCTCGTCGAGGCCGCCAACGCCGCCGCGGCGCGTGGCCTGAACATCGCGCACGGGCACCTGCTGCGCAAGCCGCTCGTGAGCTTCGTCGACGACGCGGAGCGGCCGGCCGTGCGCCGCCTGCTCTCGAGTGTCGGGAGCACCCCGGTGCGGCTGCACACCCGCCTTCGGCCGCGCCGTTCCCCGCCTGTCCCGGTCGAGGTGGTCGTGGTCGCCGACGGCGCGCCCGGGACGGACGCCCACCTGACGTGGACGGTCGTCACCACCGGGCCGGACGACGCGGACCCCGACCGTGCGCGGGAGGCCCTGCGGCTCGCGACGGCGTTCGTCACGCTCGGCTGGCTCGCCACCGCGGAGCTCGGGGAGCGCGCGCTCCTGGGGCGCATCGCCGAGGTCATCACCGCGGCGCTGCCCGGGCAGGTCGACGTGAGCGTCGACCTCGGCTCGCCCGCGGCACCGACGGTCGTGGCGTCCTCGGGCCTGCTCGCCGCGACCGGGGACGGGCTGCAGATCCGGGCCGGAGAGGGCCCCTGCATCACGGCGTTCGACACCGGCGAGTCCGTCGTCAGCCCCGACATCACCACGGACGCCCGCTGGACCCGGCTCGCCGACGCGGCCCGCGGCGAGCAGGTCCGGTCCGTGATGGCCGTCCCGGTCGTGGTCGAGGGCGCCAAGCTGGCGTGCCTGAACTGCTACAGCACCGAGATCGGCGCGTTCCGGGACCACGACGTGCGCAGCGCCGAGCTGCTGGCCACCAGCGCGGGCGCCGTGCTCGTGGGCGTGCAGCAGAAGGAGCGACTGCGTCAGCTCGGCGAGCAGCTGAGCGAGGCCCTCACCTCACGCGCCGTCATCGACCAGGCGAAGGGCATCGTGATGGCGGCGCGCGGGGGCACCGCCGACGAGGCGTTCCGGTACATGTCGCAGATCAGCCAGCGTCAGAACGTCCGGCTCCGTCTGATCGCGCAGCGGATCGTGGATCAGGCCCAGGCGCGGAAGCCGGCTCTGCCGGACCGACCACGTCCATGA
- a CDS encoding GNAT family N-acetyltransferase — MSVQLRPALPGDVAGIARIYDHYVATSTATFELDPPGAQVWADKLDALTAAGWPFHVALLDGQVAGFAYVGPWRARPAYAHTVEDTIYLDPAATGRGIGGRLLASVLDAAAAAGAREVIAVVADGDTAPSLALHRRAGFVPAGRLERVGRKFDRWLGTTLLQKSLPGA; from the coding sequence GTGAGCGTGCAGCTGCGCCCCGCGCTGCCGGGCGACGTCGCGGGCATCGCGCGGATCTACGACCACTACGTCGCCACGTCGACCGCGACGTTCGAGCTCGACCCGCCCGGTGCGCAGGTGTGGGCGGACAAGCTCGACGCCCTGACCGCGGCCGGGTGGCCGTTCCACGTCGCACTGCTCGACGGGCAGGTGGCCGGGTTCGCGTACGTCGGGCCGTGGCGTGCGCGGCCCGCGTACGCGCACACCGTCGAGGACACGATCTACCTCGACCCCGCGGCGACCGGGCGCGGCATCGGCGGCCGCCTGCTCGCGTCCGTGCTGGACGCGGCGGCGGCAGCCGGCGCCCGGGAGGTGATCGCGGTCGTCGCCGACGGCGACACCGCCCCCTCGCTCGCGCTGCACCGCCGCGCCGGATTCGTCCCGGCGGGGCGGCTCGAGCGGGTGGGCCGCAAGTTCGACCGGTGGCTGGGCACGACCCTGCTGCAGAAGAGCCTGCCGGGGGCGTGA
- a CDS encoding APC family permease: MTRTDSGAEAPTRLNRSVTGPLLFLFILGDVLGAGVYALVGELSAEAGGMVWLPLLVALVMALLTAASYAELVTKYPQAGGSAVYAQRAFGRPMISFLVGFSMLAAGVTSAAGLSLAFGGDYLGVFLDVPAIPTAIVFLALVAALNARGIKESMRANLVMTAIEVGGLLLVVVLGAIVLGRGDGDPARLLELPAGTSAAAATLGGALIAFYSFVGFETSANVAEEVRDVRRVYPRALFGALVTAGVVYLLVGIVAPAVVAPEDLSASSGPLLEVVRAAGGVPLQLFSVVALIAVANGALLTMIMSSRLAYGMAEEGLLPAPLARVLPNRRTPVVAIVVTTAVAMVLTATGSLVDLASTVVLLLLLVFLSTNLAVLVLRKDHVDHPHFRAWTPVPVLAIGTCLGLLTQQEARHWLLAGALLAAGVVLHLLTRRRSQESAAERRASTPDAGTDARS; this comes from the coding sequence GTGACCCGCACCGACAGCGGCGCCGAGGCGCCCACCCGGCTGAACCGGTCCGTGACCGGACCGCTGCTGTTCCTGTTCATCCTGGGCGACGTGCTCGGTGCCGGCGTGTACGCCCTCGTCGGCGAGCTCTCCGCCGAGGCCGGCGGCATGGTGTGGCTGCCGCTGCTCGTGGCGCTCGTGATGGCGCTGCTCACGGCCGCGTCGTACGCCGAGCTCGTCACCAAGTACCCCCAGGCGGGCGGGTCGGCGGTGTACGCGCAGCGGGCGTTCGGCCGGCCGATGATCTCGTTCCTCGTGGGCTTCTCGATGCTCGCCGCCGGCGTCACGTCGGCGGCAGGTCTCTCGCTCGCGTTCGGCGGCGACTACCTCGGCGTCTTCCTCGACGTGCCGGCGATCCCCACCGCGATCGTCTTCCTCGCCCTGGTGGCGGCGCTCAACGCGCGGGGCATCAAGGAGTCGATGCGCGCCAACCTGGTCATGACGGCCATCGAGGTGGGCGGCCTCCTCCTCGTCGTCGTGCTGGGCGCGATCGTCCTCGGGCGCGGCGACGGCGACCCCGCGCGGCTCCTCGAGCTGCCCGCGGGCACGTCCGCCGCCGCAGCCACGCTGGGCGGGGCGCTGATCGCGTTCTACTCGTTCGTCGGCTTCGAGACCTCCGCCAACGTCGCGGAGGAGGTCCGCGACGTGCGCCGCGTGTACCCGCGTGCGCTGTTCGGCGCGCTCGTGACGGCCGGCGTCGTGTACCTGCTGGTCGGGATCGTCGCGCCCGCCGTGGTCGCACCCGAGGACCTGTCCGCCTCCAGCGGCCCGCTGCTCGAGGTCGTCCGTGCCGCCGGTGGCGTGCCGCTCCAGCTCTTCTCGGTCGTCGCGCTCATCGCCGTCGCCAACGGCGCGCTGCTCACCATGATCATGTCGAGCCGGCTCGCGTACGGCATGGCGGAGGAGGGTCTGCTCCCCGCACCGCTCGCGCGCGTGCTCCCGAACCGCCGCACGCCCGTCGTCGCGATCGTGGTCACCACCGCCGTGGCCATGGTCCTCACGGCCACCGGCTCGCTCGTCGACCTGGCCTCCACCGTGGTGCTCCTGCTCCTGCTCGTGTTCCTCAGCACCAACCTGGCCGTGCTGGTGCTGCGCAAGGACCACGTCGACCACCCCCACTTCCGGGCGTGGACGCCGGTCCCGGTCCTGGCCATCGGCACGTGCCTGGGCCTGCTGACGCAGCAGGAGGCACGGCACTGGCTGCTGGCCGGCGCGCTGCTGGCCGCAGGGGTCGTGCTGCACCTGCTCACCCGGCGCCGCTCCCAGGAGTCGGCGGCCGAGCGCCGGGCCAGCACGCCGGACGCCGGCACGGACGCACGGTCCTGA
- a CDS encoding arsenate reductase ArsC translates to MTDTAAHTVPATPSVLFVCVHNAGRSQMAAGWLRHLSGGAVEVRSAGSMPADQINPAAVEAMLEEGVDIRAERPKVLTTEAVEASDVVVTMGCGDACPFYPGKRYEDWKLEDPAGQGVDAVRPIRDEIRARVLTLLAELGVRPVDA, encoded by the coding sequence ATGACCGACACCGCGGCCCACACCGTGCCCGCCACGCCCAGCGTGCTGTTCGTCTGCGTGCACAACGCCGGCCGCTCGCAGATGGCCGCCGGCTGGCTGCGGCACCTGTCCGGCGGGGCCGTGGAGGTCCGCTCGGCCGGCTCGATGCCCGCCGACCAGATCAACCCCGCGGCCGTCGAGGCGATGCTCGAGGAGGGCGTCGACATCCGCGCCGAGCGGCCCAAGGTGCTGACCACCGAGGCGGTCGAGGCCTCCGACGTCGTGGTCACCATGGGCTGCGGCGACGCGTGCCCGTTCTACCCGGGCAAGCGGTACGAGGACTGGAAGCTCGAGGACCCCGCGGGGCAGGGCGTCGACGCGGTCCGTCCGATCCGCGACGAGATCCGCGCCCGGGTCCTCACCCTGCTCGCCGAGCTCGGGGTGCGGCCGGTCGACGCCTGA
- a CDS encoding FAD-dependent oxidoreductase, with protein sequence MTAAAREELPVVVIGAGPVGLAAAAHLLERGLEPLVLEAGEHAGAAVSSWGHVRLFSPWRYDVDAAARRLLEPTGWVAPDGDALPTGADVVRDYLTPLAATPAIASRLRTGTRVLAVARDGADKTRTLGRERRGYRVRTLTPDGRVQDVCARAVIDASGTYATSNPLGSSGLPADGEREAAVYVTGPLPDVLGAQRERFAGRHTLVVGMGHSAANTLLSLVELAGSEPGTTITWAIRGGSARRLFGGGADDELPARGLLGTRLREAVDAGRLTLVTRVSIERLVPAGESVRVLGRAQEDVLDLQVHAIVNATGFRPDLDMLREVRLDLDPVVESPARLAGLIDPNAHSCGTVPPHGEALLSHPDDGFYLVGTKSYGRAPTFLLATGYEQVRSIAAALAGDRAAADAVELDLPETGVCSTDLEADGGSCCGTAPEPQLVTLGVGAPAGIGFATGVVHGRSGDQPANGTTA encoded by the coding sequence ATGACCGCGGCCGCACGTGAGGAGCTGCCGGTCGTCGTGATCGGCGCCGGACCCGTCGGGCTGGCCGCGGCGGCCCACCTGCTGGAGCGAGGCCTCGAGCCGCTGGTGCTCGAGGCCGGCGAGCACGCCGGAGCGGCCGTGTCGTCGTGGGGCCACGTGCGGCTGTTCTCGCCGTGGCGCTACGACGTCGACGCCGCGGCGCGCCGCCTGCTCGAGCCCACCGGGTGGGTCGCGCCGGACGGCGACGCGCTGCCCACCGGTGCGGACGTGGTCCGCGACTACCTCACGCCGCTGGCCGCGACGCCCGCGATCGCCTCCCGGCTGCGCACCGGTACGCGGGTGCTGGCGGTGGCGCGGGACGGCGCGGACAAGACCCGCACCCTGGGCAGGGAGCGTCGCGGGTACCGGGTGCGCACGCTGACGCCGGACGGGCGCGTGCAGGACGTCTGCGCCCGCGCGGTGATCGACGCGTCGGGCACGTACGCGACGTCGAACCCGCTGGGCTCGAGCGGGCTGCCGGCGGACGGCGAGCGGGAGGCCGCGGTCTACGTGACCGGGCCGCTGCCCGACGTGCTGGGCGCGCAGCGGGAGCGGTTCGCCGGCCGCCACACGCTCGTGGTCGGCATGGGGCACTCGGCCGCGAACACCCTGCTGAGCCTGGTGGAGCTGGCCGGGTCGGAGCCGGGCACGACGATCACGTGGGCGATCCGCGGCGGCTCGGCACGCCGGCTGTTCGGCGGGGGAGCCGACGACGAGCTTCCCGCGCGCGGGCTCCTCGGCACCCGCCTGAGGGAGGCCGTGGACGCGGGCCGGCTGACCCTGGTGACCCGGGTGTCGATCGAGCGGCTCGTGCCGGCGGGGGAGAGCGTGCGGGTGCTGGGCCGTGCGCAGGAGGACGTGCTGGACCTGCAGGTGCACGCGATCGTGAACGCGACCGGGTTCCGCCCGGACCTCGACATGCTGCGCGAGGTGCGCCTCGACCTCGACCCGGTGGTCGAGTCCCCCGCGCGGCTGGCCGGGCTCATCGACCCGAACGCACACTCCTGCGGCACGGTCCCCCCGCACGGGGAGGCGCTGCTGTCGCACCCGGACGACGGGTTCTACCTGGTCGGGACGAAGTCCTACGGGCGAGCCCCGACGTTCCTGCTGGCGACGGGGTACGAGCAGGTCCGCTCGATCGCCGCGGCGCTGGCCGGGGACCGCGCGGCCGCGGACGCGGTCGAGCTCGACCTGCCCGAGACCGGCGTGTGCTCGACCGACCTCGAGGCCGACGGCGGCTCGTGCTGCGGCACGGCACCCGAGCCGCAGCTGGTGACCCTGGGTGTCGGGGCACCGGCGGGCATCGGGTTCGCCACCGGCGTGGTGCACGGCCGCTCGGGCGACCAGCCGGCGAACGGCACCACGGCGTGA
- a CDS encoding SRPBCC family protein produces MPTIEQTIDVDVPVRTAYDQWTQFEDFPHFMNGVEQITQVSDTLTHWTTSIGGVHREFDAQIVAQEPDRVVAWRSVDGTAHAGHVSFEQLSPTSTRVTTKIDWEPDSLVEKVGAAVGVDDRQVKKDLERFKEFIESRGTETGAWRGTVQGGTPPL; encoded by the coding sequence ATGCCCACGATCGAGCAGACGATCGACGTCGACGTCCCGGTGCGCACCGCGTACGACCAGTGGACGCAGTTCGAGGACTTCCCGCACTTCATGAACGGCGTGGAGCAGATCACGCAGGTCAGCGACACGCTGACGCACTGGACGACCTCGATCGGCGGTGTCCACCGCGAGTTCGACGCCCAGATCGTCGCGCAGGAGCCGGACCGGGTCGTCGCGTGGCGCAGCGTCGACGGCACCGCGCACGCGGGGCACGTGTCCTTCGAGCAGCTGAGCCCCACGTCCACGCGCGTCACGACGAAGATCGACTGGGAGCCGGACTCCCTCGTGGAGAAGGTCGGCGCCGCCGTGGGCGTCGACGACCGGCAGGTCAAGAAGGACCTCGAGCGCTTCAAGGAGTTCATCGAGAGCCGCGGCACCGAGACCGGCGCCTGGCGCGGCACGGTCCAGGGCGGCACGCCGCCGCTCTGA